The window cacattttcttttgatccgAACTGAAACTGCTTGCTTGCGTTTACCTCTCTTCTTCAGGTGAACTTGGTTTAATGAATTCTTTCTCGTTCGTGCAGTAAAGAAAATTCTCCTGTGCGTTCGCAACGACCTTCGCCATCCCCACAACCTAGAACGTTTTCGTTCACGTCTACTATGTCCAAGAAGGAATTAGGTTCATATGCTCTTAATTCTTCCCCTTTAGCTGCCCTTTTGTGTGTTAATGTAACTATATTGGTTTTTGTGCTCATAGCTTATGTCTGCCCTCATAAAATGCAAATACATTTGTTTCAAACCAGATAAACGGTCGGTTTCACCACACCGGTTTCCACTTCTGCGTTCTGGTTCTCTCTCAAGTAGGCCAAAGACGCAGAGTTCAAGTCGATCAACTACGCCCAACTCAAGTAGGCCCACCACTCCAAGTAATTCCAATGGCCAACGACGGGTGTGTTCATTGTGCTCTCTTATGTTTTACTAAATTAAGTGAAAAATGACATCACTGAGTAACTGAGATTCTACaacatgaatttttctttGCTACCAGTATCCTTCAGAACCTAGGAAATCAGCATCAATGCGTATGCCTGCAGAAAGGGATAACAGCAAGGATGTTGAACAATATCCCAGCAAAAGCAAACGCCTGCTAAAGGCATTACTCAGCCGACGCAAGTCGAAGAAAGACGATATGCTGTACACCTATTTGGATGAATACTAGTACTTCCAACACGTCCAGGAAAGCAATGAACCACAGAGGAACCTCTTCAATTCACTAGAGTTACCACTTTGTATGTTTCATATAGCAGTTTTTCCTTCATCCCATGCTCAAatcatttctttgttcttctttgacTTCAATTTTTAGTAATATAAGTGATTTCATCGTGTGGGTTTTAAGAATTATCCCTTATCAGCATGGATTTCTGTAGCTGAGTCAAATGACCTGATTAACTCATTAGCCATTTAGATTTCTTTCAACTATTGAGGTAGAAAAATAATCGACCACATCAGTAATGATTGGAACTAAATTGagattcaaaagaaataatatattatgtaATGAGTAATATGGTATTGAAAATGTTATATTGTTGGATCTCAATGTTCGAATGATGGATGTAGGATGTGGTTCTTCACCATGGATCAAACCACTACAAATCATATTGTAACAAAATTGGAGATCAGATGTAAACTAAGCAAACATGAGATGTAAAAGATGAGCGAAGGCAATCAGAAATCCAATCCTTGTCCGAAATCTTCGATTGTTTTTATGGCAAGAGTAAGCACATCCAGAAAAGCACTATATGATGCACGCAGAAATCTTGCTTCCACTGCCTCGAAGTGTCTGCATGAAACAAGTCAGACAGCTAATGAGAATTCTAAAAAATGATTGCGGAGAATTGTGAATGTTCCCAAGAATTCTGTATTAAGCTATTTTGGTATCCATGTATTATTAATGAGGAATGCCAAGAGCATAATAGGCTCACACTGAAAGTTTTCCATCAGAAACTGTCATCTCCCTTTTCACCTTGTCTGGCTGCAACTGTACTTAGCACAGAAATCAAATCAGAAACAAGTCCACTAGGGAGCACAATGCGAAGGTTGAAATAATCGAGAAGCACCTCTTTATCGACGACTAAAGCATTATAGACAATTGAAGCTTTCTTCTCAGATTCACAGTCCACTTCGAAGTCACTGCAGATAGCAAACAATGAGTTAAACTGCATGTTTCCAACATAAATGTTGACCATTTAAAGAAAGAAGCAAGCGCAATGACCACTTAGGAACAAATAGCAATTGTTAAACACTAACAACACCCAGAAAGGAAACAACATTGGGTTCTAGGAACCATAGCAAAAGAAGAAACCTTTGCATATTTGAGCTTTCATGACACTATTTTACTCGCAAAACTTCGGGTTcagcaacaaaagaaaaatgggttGCCATTATCATTGTCTTATTTTGAATATGGAAATTGCAAGGAAccagagaaaaaaacaaaacggATTAATCAAATGAGAAATAAGATTAAACTAAAGACGCGAAGCTCACCAGAATGCTAACATAGCAACGATAATAAACAAACTGATCTAAAGGAAAACTTGTATCTATGCATTTATGGgcttagagagagagagagatagagagagagagagagaggaaccAGCTGAATTCCCATTTAGCATCTCCATCAGAAACGACGGAAGCTGTCGGAGCCATTGCTTCAATTTTAGCGGAAAAACGTCAAATTCTTCGCTAAACCTAACATAACAGGCGGCACGGCGATTTTTGAAGgttttttagtaaataaaataaaacatcaattttgggcttgggcttgatATTGGGCCCGGTCCTGGGCGGGCtttctacttttaaaaaataattttagggCACTCTGGTTAAATAGCCATTATACAACGGCGGCTTCTCCATCACCTTCGCGGGTTCTGTTACGTTCGCCGTCGTCGGAACACTCTGAGCTTCATTGGAAGGGATTTGTCCATTATTGTTCGGCTGCAAAGCCACTGTCGGGATTCCTTCTTCCCTGTTTCTACGGTAATTTTACGTTTTCTTCTCCGTGCGCCCTTACTTTTTGCATTCTTGCTCGTCTGTTGAGGTTTATAGCTCTATTGTTTTCCATTTCCTTTTACAGACTCTTCGTTAGATCGAAATGGCTTGTATTCAATATGGTAAAAATGCACTCCAGAGAATTATTAAAGACACTAGGCTTCATCCTTCTGATCGAATGATGCAGCCATTGCTATTCTCGAGTCAGGGAGTTAGACATAGGAAGTTGGAAGTTATTCTGACAACAGTGAGTATGTGACTTcacttttttagttttcatgcCTGACCGTTGGGTTTTATGAACAATTAACTGAAAAATTCTTACTTTGATGTTTAAAAAGAGCATAGAAAAGCTTGGGAAGGCCGGTGAGACAGTTAAGGTTGCCCCGGGATACTTCCGAAACCATCTTATGCCCAAGTTGCTGGCTGTTCCAAATATTGACAAGTATGCTTATCTCATCAAGGAGCAGCGCAGGGTACTTCTCTGCAATTTAGATCTTATTAGTTACTTTTGGTTGTTTATCCATATGCGTTTGTGctgttattttcttgattgCATTGATTAGTCTTACTTTATTGTTCCCTCCCAATTGGAAAGAAGGGCTGAGGAGACGACAATTGAATTTACCTGACTGGAAATCGTGCTTGTTATGTTAATTTTTggtgatttttaatttttagcaGCCCTCGTGAAAACACATTTGAGAGTTGCAAAAATGTTAAGTCTTTTATCCCTATTTTGGAGACTTAATGGAGGATTGACCA is drawn from Cucurbita pepo subsp. pepo cultivar mu-cu-16 chromosome LG09, ASM280686v2, whole genome shotgun sequence and contains these coding sequences:
- the LOC111801345 gene encoding uncharacterized protein LOC111801345 isoform X2 encodes the protein MLAFCDFEVDCESEKKASIVYNALVVDKELQPDKVKREMTVSDGKLSVHFEAVEARFLRASYSAFLDVLTLAIKTIEDFGQGLDF
- the LOC111801345 gene encoding uncharacterized protein LOC111801345 isoform X1, with translation MAPTASVVSDGDAKWEFSCDFEVDCESEKKASIVYNALVVDKELQPDKVKREMTVSDGKLSVHFEAVEARFLRASYSAFLDVLTLAIKTIEDFGQGLDF